GCCGGGAGCGGACGCGCTCGCCACGTTCCCCGGCCTGCGCGGCACGCTCCACATAGGACACCGCGTCCGGGAAGCGTTGCCGCAGCAGGGCGAGCAGCGACGCGGCTTCGCCGGCCGTGCCGCCGTACATCGCGGACAGCATGGCGATCTTCGCGCGGGGCCGTCCGGCTTCGGGGGTCATCGTGCCGGCGAACATGGCTTCGGACAGGCGGGCGTACAGGTCGGTGGAGGCGGAGGCTTCGGCAAGGCGGCGGTCGCCGGACAGGGCGGCCAGCACGCGGGGTTCGAGCTGGGCGGCGTCGGCCACCACGAGTTTCCAGCCGGGGTCGGCTTGCACGCACACGCGCAGGGTCTTGGGGATCTGGAGCGCGCCGCCGCCGCTGCTGGCCCACCGGCCGGACACCACGCCCCCGACGACCCACTCGGGCCGGAACCGCCCGTCGGCGACCCATTCGTCCAGCCACACCCAGCCGTTCGCGGAGTGCAGGCGGGAGAGTTCGCGGTACTCGATGAGCAGGGGGACGGCCGGGTGGTCGACGTCGCGCAGGACGTGCGCCCTGGCGGACGGGATGGAGATGCCCTCGCGGCCGAACGCGCGCACGATGGTCTGCGGGCTGTCCGGGTTCACCCGTTTGCCGCCGAAGGCCTCGGTGATGCGCGCCGCCAGCTCGACCAGTTTCTTGGGCCGCTGACCGGCAGGCACGCGGGGCCCGAGCAGTTCGGTCAGGAGCGCGTCGTGCACGTCGGCGCGCCACGGCAACCCGTCGGCCCGCATCTCCTCGGCGACGAGCGCGCTGGCCGATTCGGCGGCGACGAGCAACCGGAAGCGCTCCGGGTGCTCGACGTGCCTCATGCGGCGCTCCTGGTTCTCGAGCACGGCGGCAGCCGCCTCGGCGACGCTGGTTCCGGGCGGGAGGCCGGAGCCGCGGGTCTCGAAGAGAGCGGGCTGGGAGTCCGCGTGGCTGGGCGCGTCCGGTGGGGGTTCCTGACCGTGGAGCCGGGCCCACGCGGCCGGCAGCGCCTTGGGCTGGCCGGCTTTGCCTTCTGCCGCGAGCAGGAGACCTTCGGTGAGGGCGAGGTCGTGGCAGCGCCGCAGGCGGAGGTTCGAGCGCAGCAGGAGGGGGTAGAGCTGCGGGACCGAGGGGAAGACCCAGCGCGGGGCTTCGGTGCGCTCCAGTGTTTCGAGGTGTTCCGCCAGGTGGTGCCCGGGCAGGCGCTGTTGCTGGTGCGGGGTGGATACGAGGAAGCCGCCGTCCTCCTCCCGCGTGACGATGACCTGCACCTGTTCATTGTGCGCTGGGGGTACGACAGTTTCGGCGCGCGTCGCCGTGTCCGGGCGGCGGTGCAGAGATCAAGGGATGTCCTCGCCGGACGGGCAGGCTCCGGGATGACCACCCAGCTTGGTTGGGGTTCAGGGCATGCGCTGCGCGCTCCGCGCGCTCGCCGCGCGCGCTCGCCGGAGGCCGCGCTTCGGCTGCCGCGCCGCCCGGCGCTGATGCACCCCGTACGTTTACCGCGCGCTGCGGCACCCTTGCCCTGCCGCACCCTCGCGTTGTCGCACCCTCGGTGCCTCTACGCGCTGCCCGCTACCCGTGCCCGACGCCGGTGCCAGCGCGCCCGCTGCGCGCTCGCGCGCTGCCCGCGCGCTCACTCGCTCCGCGCTCCGCCCCGCGCCGCGCTCACTCGCGCCGCTCCCCGCGCTCACTCGCTCCGCGCTACCGAGCTCCGCGGCACCCGCTCGGCGTTGCCGCTCCCGCGCTGCCGCGCCCCCGCGGGCCGCGCTGCCGCGCCCCCGCTCCGCTCCGCCGCGCCCGCTCCGCTCCGCCGCGCCCGCTCCGCTCCGCCGCGCCCGCTCCGCTCCGCCGCGCCGGCTCCGCTCCGCCCCGCGCACCGCGCCCCGCGCTCCGCGCTCCGCCCCGCGCACCGCTCCACCACCCAACCACCCCCCACCCCAACCTCGCCCGATTTGTCCCCTTCGCCCCACTCACCCCGACCGCTGGCGCGCCCCCTCGTCTTTCGGCTACTGTCCAGTAACCACACATACTCCCAGTACGGTCGGCCCAATGGAGGTGCTGTCCATGCGTATTCCGCCCCGCTTGTCCGTGCTCCCCGGCAAGGTGGCGGAGACCGCCCGCGGCCTGGAGGTCATGTGGCGCGCCGGGCTCGTCCCGTTTCCCCGGCTGGACGAGGGCCTGCGCAGCGTGATCGCGACCCGCAAGGTGGGTCCGTTCGCCGCCGCGGCGCAGACGTCCGCCCGGCGCGATCCGAACGCCATCGGGCTGGTCGACGAGCTGGGGCCGCTCACCTTCCGCGAGCTCGACCTGCGCTCCAACGCGCTGGCCCGCGCCTGGGAAGAACGCGGCGTCCGCCCGGGCACCGTCATCGCGGCGCTGTGCCGGGACCACCGCGGCCTGGTCACGGTCATGATCGCGGCGGGCAAGGTCGGCGCGCGCCTGCTGTTGATGAACACCGGCTTCGCGAAACCGCAGCTCACCGACGTCGCGGCGCGGGAGAAGGTGCAGGTGCTCGTCTACGACCAGGAGTTCACCGACCTCCTGTCCGGCATCCCGGACACCGTCGACCGCTACCTGGCCTGGGTGGACGAACCCGACCCGGCGGACCGCATCCCCGTCCTCGACGAGCTGATCGCCAGCACCGACGACCGCCCCCTGCCGGCGCCGCCCCAGCGTGGCGGGTTCGTCCTGCTCACCAGCGGCACCACCGGCACCCCGAAGGGCGCGCCGCGCGAACGGACCTCCGTGCTGGCCACCGTCCAGTTCCTCGACCGCATCCCGCTGCGCGCCGGCGAGGCCACGTTCCTCGGCGCGCCCATCTTCCACGGCACCGGCATCTCGCAGTTCATCCTGTCGTTCGCGCTCGGCTGCAAGGTCGTGCTGCGCCGCCGGTTCGACCCCGAAGCCACCCTGAAGGGCGTCGCCGACCACGGGTGCACCGCGCTGGTCCTCGTCCCGACCATGCTGCAGCGCATCGTCGACCTCGGGCCGGACGTCCTCGGCAAGTACGACACGTCGTCGCTGCGGATCATCTTCGTCGCGGGCTCCGCGTTGTCCCCCGACCTCGGCAACCGCGCCACCGAGGCGTTCGGCGACGTGATCTACAACCTGTACGGGTCCACCGAGGTCGCGGTCGCCACCGTCGCCACCCCCGAGGACTGGCGCAAGGCCCCCGGCACCGTCGGCCGCCCGCCGGTGACCTGCAAGGTCCAGCTGTACGACGAGCAGGGCAACCGCATCACCGAGCCGCACGTCACCGGGCGTGTCTTCGTCGGCAGCGGCCTGTCCTTCGAGGGCTACACCGACGGCCGCCACAAGGAGATCATCGACGGCCTGCTCTCCACCGGCGACGTCGGCCACTTCGACGAGGACGGCCTGCTGTTCATCGACGGCCGCGACGACGAGATGATCGTCTCCGGCGGCGAGAACGTGTTCCCGGTCGAGGTGGAGAACCTGCTCGTGGAGCACCCGGACGTGCTCGAAGCCGCCGTGATCGGCGTGCCGGACGCCGACTTCGGCCAGCGCCTCAAGGCGATCGTGGTCACGAAGAAGGACTCCAAGCTCGACGCCGACGCCGTCCGCGACTACGTCAAGGGCAACCTCGCCCGCTACAAGGTGCCGCGCGACGTCGAGTTCGTGCCGGAGCTGCCACGCAACGCCACCGGGAAGGTCCTCCGCAACAAACTGAGCTGACGCGCCGTGGAGGAGATCCGCCTCCGCCGAGCCCTGATCGGGATGTGCGGGACCCAGGTGGTCAGCTGGGGCGCGCTGTACTACGCGCTCCCGGTGGCCACCGCGCAGATCGCGGGCACCACCGGGTGGACACCGGGCACGATCACGCTCGCCTTCTCGGCCGGCCTGCTGGTCGCGGCGGTCGCTGGTATCCCGGTCGGCCGCCTGCTCGACCGGTACGGCCCGCGGCCGGTGATGACCGCGGGGTCGGCGCTCGCGGCGGTGGCGCTCGTGCTGGTCGCCACGGCACCGAGCAGGCCGCTGTTCTTCCTCGCCTGGGTGGTCGTCGGCGTCGCACAGGCGATGCAGCTGTACCCGCCGGTGTTCGCGGCGATCACCTGCTGGTACGGCGAGCGCCGCGCGCGTCCGCTGACCGTCGTGACGCTCGTCGGCGGCCTGGCGAGCACCGTGTTCGCGCCGCTCACCGCGCTGCTGGTCGACCAGGTCGGCTGGCGCGCGAGCTACCTCGTCTACGCCGCGGTCTTCCTGCTCGTCAACCTGCCCGTGCACTGGCTGCTGCTCACGCCGGCCTGGCCGGACCACCGCACGCGACCGGCCGCCACCCCGGTGCGGCAGGTGACCCGCTCCGCCCGGTTCCGGTTGCTGCAGACCGCGATGACCCTGGCCGCTCTCGGGTTGTACGCCTCCGCGATCGTGGTCGTGCCGCTGTTCGTCGAGCGTGGTCTGAGCCACGCGGTCGCGTCGGTCGCGCTGGGGCTCGTCGGCGCCGGGCAGGTCCTCGGGCGGCTCGTCTTCGCCGCCGTGCCGCGCACCAGCGCGCCCGCGTCCCGCACGGTCGGCGTCCTCGCCGCGAGCTGCGCCGCGCTGGTCCTGCTGGCTCTGCTGCCCGGGCCCGCGGGCGCGTTGCTGGCGGTCGCGGTGGTGCTCGGGATGGCCCGCGGCGCCTACACGCTCGTGCAGGCCACGGCCGTCGCCGACCGGTGGACGACGGCCCGCTTCGGGGCGCTCAACGGGATGTTCACCGCCCCGATCACCGCGGCGACGGCCATCGCGCCGGGCGGGGCGATCGTGCTCGCCGAGCGGGTCGGCGGGTACAGCACGGCCCTGATCCTGCTCGCCGTGCTCGCGGCGGGCGCCGCTGTCCTCGCGGCCTTCACCTGAACGAGTGCCGTCGGGCTACCGAGACGGGCCGTTCGGCGACGCTGACCGGCCGGTGGGCGCTCAAACCCGACGATCTCGTGACGGTGGCGACTCGTTTCTGCACGATGAGTGAGGTCGCGCCCTGCCGCGACATGGAGCGCGGCCCCCTGCTGCCACAGGGAGCCGCGCGGCGTCGACCGTCCCTCCCGGAGAGGAAGGCATCAACGTGCCCACCGTACAACCGCGCCGCGAAGATCCGCGGCAGGTGCCGTCGCCGGAACGGCGGAAGGTCGTGCTCGACGGGTCGTTCCTGGCCGCGGTCGAACCCCAGGACCGCCCGCCACCCGCCCGCCCCGGGGGCAGGCGGTTCCTCCGCCGGACCGCGCGGGGCGGGGCGCGCGTGTGGCGGGTCGCGCTGGTCGGCCTCACCGCGGCGTCGTCGCTGGCGATGATCGTGTTCGCGTTGCTGAAGGCGATCCCGCTGACGGTGCTGTCGATGCTGGCGCTGGTCGTGGTCAAGATCGCCGACCACTGGCACAGCAGGCGCCTCGGCAGCGTCTGATCAGCCGAGCAGGCGAGCCTTCTGCGACTGGAACTCCGCCTCGGTGAGCACCCCCTGGTCACGCAGCTGTCCCAGC
The window above is part of the Amycolatopsis thermoflava N1165 genome. Proteins encoded here:
- a CDS encoding bifunctional 3'-5' exonuclease/DNA polymerase yields the protein MQVIVTREEDGGFLVSTPHQQQRLPGHHLAEHLETLERTEAPRWVFPSVPQLYPLLLRSNLRLRRCHDLALTEGLLLAAEGKAGQPKALPAAWARLHGQEPPPDAPSHADSQPALFETRGSGLPPGTSVAEAAAAVLENQERRMRHVEHPERFRLLVAAESASALVAEEMRADGLPWRADVHDALLTELLGPRVPAGQRPKKLVELAARITEAFGGKRVNPDSPQTIVRAFGREGISIPSARAHVLRDVDHPAVPLLIEYRELSRLHSANGWVWLDEWVADGRFRPEWVVGGVVSGRWASSGGGALQIPKTLRVCVQADPGWKLVVADAAQLEPRVLAALSGDRRLAEASASTDLYARLSEAMFAGTMTPEAGRPRAKIAMLSAMYGGTAGEAASLLALLRQRFPDAVSYVERAAQAGERGERVRSRLGRVSPAPSEAWRALTGGANEDETRARQAARNWGRFTRNFVVQASAADFTAVLLATLRRKLPEPAHLVFFQHDEVIVHSPEELAPAVEAAIGESVPEAAALTFGAACPVHFPMQPVTVDTYADAK
- a CDS encoding acyl-CoA synthetase; this translates as MRIPPRLSVLPGKVAETARGLEVMWRAGLVPFPRLDEGLRSVIATRKVGPFAAAAQTSARRDPNAIGLVDELGPLTFRELDLRSNALARAWEERGVRPGTVIAALCRDHRGLVTVMIAAGKVGARLLLMNTGFAKPQLTDVAAREKVQVLVYDQEFTDLLSGIPDTVDRYLAWVDEPDPADRIPVLDELIASTDDRPLPAPPQRGGFVLLTSGTTGTPKGAPRERTSVLATVQFLDRIPLRAGEATFLGAPIFHGTGISQFILSFALGCKVVLRRRFDPEATLKGVADHGCTALVLVPTMLQRIVDLGPDVLGKYDTSSLRIIFVAGSALSPDLGNRATEAFGDVIYNLYGSTEVAVATVATPEDWRKAPGTVGRPPVTCKVQLYDEQGNRITEPHVTGRVFVGSGLSFEGYTDGRHKEIIDGLLSTGDVGHFDEDGLLFIDGRDDEMIVSGGENVFPVEVENLLVEHPDVLEAAVIGVPDADFGQRLKAIVVTKKDSKLDADAVRDYVKGNLARYKVPRDVEFVPELPRNATGKVLRNKLS
- a CDS encoding MFS transporter; protein product: MEEIRLRRALIGMCGTQVVSWGALYYALPVATAQIAGTTGWTPGTITLAFSAGLLVAAVAGIPVGRLLDRYGPRPVMTAGSALAAVALVLVATAPSRPLFFLAWVVVGVAQAMQLYPPVFAAITCWYGERRARPLTVVTLVGGLASTVFAPLTALLVDQVGWRASYLVYAAVFLLVNLPVHWLLLTPAWPDHRTRPAATPVRQVTRSARFRLLQTAMTLAALGLYASAIVVVPLFVERGLSHAVASVALGLVGAGQVLGRLVFAAVPRTSAPASRTVGVLAASCAALVLLALLPGPAGALLAVAVVLGMARGAYTLVQATAVADRWTTARFGALNGMFTAPITAATAIAPGGAIVLAERVGGYSTALILLAVLAAGAAVLAAFT